The Bicyclus anynana chromosome Z, ilBicAnyn1.1, whole genome shotgun sequence genome window below encodes:
- the LOC112049119 gene encoding uncharacterized protein LOC112049119, whose product MSELTHISARLALNATDPEIIYSPLMLSSAYPRVQRFMFVLLCCFIGSVLNGFFIASVVMADIRRTVGYIHLLIVGMADFMVTFLVMGTSSVILLSNKWDTPNVCKVLQIIVETALYITNVSFMLFATELFIWISGSRACMKVITTRRTKILNVASVIVSYILACVGVLYDLDYDYCNRKHFGNITFRIWTATLFYLIPGTTTFSKLLVGVYQLKYITHTDIRFRRTASYPNMCSYTVLALIAYLTFALSWLPYLIYITLEEPSDSHYYYAIWFALLRPVFQSAIYYIGDNYFRNNFIVLFNYFFRKRPLTVPRNRRRSRGQGRSVQAIELRRLAAGRGLTPLTRPILEITETRSL is encoded by the exons ATGTCGGAATTAACGCATATCAGTGCAAGACTCGCGCTAAATGCAACAG ATCCCGAAATAATTTATTCACCTTTGATGTTATCAAGTGCATATCCACGAGTCCAAAGATTCATGTTTGTGCTGCTCTGTTGTTTTATTGGTTCGGTGCTAAATGGATTTTTCATCGCTTCTGTGGTTATGGCGGATATTAGACGGACAGTGG GGTATATACATCTCCTCATCGTGGGCATGGCAGACTTCATGGTCACATTTTTGGTGATGGGAACGAGTTCTGTAATCCTGCTATCCAACAAATGGGACACGCCAAATGTTTGCAAGGTATTGCAAATCATAGTCGAGACGGCCCTCTACATCACAAACGTGTCTTTTATg CTATTCGCGACGGAGCTTTTCATCTGGATTTCAGGATCCAGGGCATGCATGAAAGTCATTACCACGCGTcgcacaaaaattttaaatgttgcGTCAGTTattgtttcatatattttagCATGCGTTGGCGTCTTGTATGATTTAGATTATGATTACTGTAATCGGAAGCATTTTGGTAACATTACCTTCAGGATATGGACGGCAACTCTGTTTTATCTTATTCCAGGGACAACTACTTTTAGTAAATTGCTTGTTGGtgtatatcaattaaaatatatcacacACACCGATATCCGATTCAGACGTACGGCTTCTTATCCTAACATGTGTAGTTACACAGTGTTGGCATTGATTGCTTATTTGACTTTCGCTCTGTCATGGTTACCCTACCTTATTTATATTACGTTAGAAGAGCCTAGCGACAGTCACTACTACTATGCTATATGGTTTGCCCTCCTTCGACCGGTCTTTCAAAGTGCTATATATTATATCGGCGACAATTATTTTCGGAATAATTTTATTGTGCTGTTCAATTACTTCTTCCGCAAACGCCCTCTGACGGTTCCAAGGAATAGACGACGCAGTAGGGGCCAAGGCCGAAGTGTCCAGGCAATCGAACTGAGGCGTCTCGCTGCGGGCAGAGGTCTCACACCTTTGACGCGCCCCATTCTCGAGATTACCGAGACTCGGAGTCTGTAA